The nucleotide window TTCAATCTTTGATGAAACTTACGATTTAATCACCGCAACAGAAGTCTTTGAACATTTAAACACGCCGTTAAAAACCTTAAGTCATATCTCTGCTCTCTTAGAAAAAGGGGGCATTCTTGCGATTATGACATCCCTAAGACCTTCAAGTGATGAAGCCTTTTTAAAATGGTGGTATCGACGCGATTTCACCCACGTCAGCTTTTTTACTTTAGACGCGATTAAAGCATTAATTAAACCTTTTCCATTACGTTTAATTCACACCAATGAAACTAACTACTTTGTATTTAGAAAGGAATGGCCATGATGAAAGTTTATACACAAAATCAAGAATATATTGATTTTTTAAAAGACAA belongs to Methanocalculus natronophilus and includes:
- a CDS encoding class I SAM-dependent methyltransferase, which produces SIFDETYDLITATEVFEHLNTPLKTLSHISALLEKGGILAIMTSLRPSSDEAFLKWWYRRDFTHVSFFTLDAIKALIKPFPLRLIHTNETNYFVFRKEWP